Proteins encoded together in one uncultured Flavobacterium sp. window:
- a CDS encoding helix-turn-helix domain-containing protein — MDIEKDYIKLIFGLKLKQVRTQKNLSLFGLAKLTNLSKSYLNEIEKGKKYPKTDKILLLCEHLDVPYDQMVSLKLDNNLAPIGEILKSGILKEIPLELFGIQEADLIDIIANAPAKVNAFISTIIEIAQHYNLSRESFFLAALRSYQEAHSNYFEDLENQVIAFSKSFQINLDSKISIQELEAILKEEYDYKIKEIVFSEQEALGDLRSIYVPKSKTLLLSTELDNPQKAFILAKEIAYNYLNLSDRLLTFSWIKFENFDQVLHNFYASYFAGALLLPRKLIVDKINSFLENENPKPKEFVALIESFEVSPESFYQRLTNLLPKDFHLKNLFFLRLSHKIGSDFYQIKKELHITNQQEPHANETNEHYCRRWVSVKTIDEAIKQNKSHFFDAQISSYAHSGNEYLVFSSATKDPFVEDCIRSISVGILITPAMKKKFKFIEGKPLVKRIVGVTCETCDVKNCLERAAPPIALEKKKRHENTDAVVQQYIAQYS; from the coding sequence ATGGATATCGAAAAAGACTATATAAAGCTGATATTTGGACTAAAACTTAAACAAGTCAGAACCCAAAAAAATCTTTCTCTTTTTGGCTTAGCCAAATTGACAAATCTTTCAAAATCGTATTTAAACGAGATTGAAAAGGGAAAAAAATATCCAAAAACAGACAAAATCTTGCTTTTATGCGAGCATTTGGACGTTCCATACGATCAAATGGTATCTTTAAAACTCGATAATAACCTCGCTCCTATTGGAGAAATCTTAAAATCTGGCATTTTAAAAGAGATTCCGCTAGAACTTTTTGGTATTCAGGAAGCTGATTTAATTGACATTATTGCCAATGCTCCGGCCAAAGTCAATGCGTTTATTAGTACGATTATCGAAATTGCCCAGCATTATAATTTAAGTCGCGAAAGCTTTTTTCTAGCCGCATTAAGATCTTATCAGGAAGCTCATAGTAATTATTTTGAAGATTTAGAAAACCAAGTCATTGCTTTCTCAAAATCTTTCCAGATCAATTTAGATTCTAAAATAAGTATACAGGAACTGGAAGCTATCTTAAAAGAAGAGTATGATTATAAAATAAAAGAAATAGTATTCTCAGAACAGGAAGCTTTGGGCGATTTACGCTCAATTTATGTCCCAAAAAGCAAAACTTTACTGCTTTCTACAGAGTTAGATAATCCGCAGAAAGCCTTTATTTTAGCCAAAGAAATTGCTTATAATTATCTAAATCTATCTGATCGTTTACTGACTTTCAGCTGGATTAAATTCGAAAACTTCGATCAGGTTTTACACAATTTCTATGCTTCTTATTTTGCAGGCGCTTTATTATTACCGAGAAAATTAATCGTAGATAAAATCAATTCTTTTTTGGAAAATGAAAACCCAAAACCGAAAGAATTTGTGGCGTTAATTGAAAGTTTTGAAGTTTCTCCCGAATCTTTTTATCAGCGATTGACCAATTTATTACCTAAAGATTTTCATCTGAAAAACTTATTCTTCTTAAGGTTATCACATAAAATTGGTTCTGATTTTTATCAGATAAAAAAAGAATTACACATTACCAATCAACAAGAACCACACGCAAACGAAACCAACGAACATTATTGCAGAAGATGGGTTTCAGTTAAAACCATAGACGAAGCGATCAAACAGAATAAATCCCATTTTTTTGATGCACAAATATCCAGCTACGCTCATAGTGGAAATGAATATCTGGTTTTTTCATCAGCCACTAAAGATCCTTTTGTAGAAGACTGCATCCGAAGTATTTCTGTTGGAATTTTAATTACCCCGGCAATGAAAAAGAAATTCAAATTCATTGAAGGAAAACCTTTGGTGAAAAGAATTGTTGGCGTAACCTGCGAAACTTGTGATGTAAAAAATTGCTTAGAAAGAGCAGCACCACCAATTGCTTTGGAAAAGAAAAAACGTCATGAGAATACAGATGCCGTTGTACAGCAATATATCGCACAGTATAGTTAG
- the aceB gene encoding malate synthase A codes for MKNQFETTETAMEFLAEKKLRYPKIWTEEAIVFITELHRKFESQRKLLLLQRDQKQVTFDQGIMPVFIPETKNVREGNWTAGEIPKDLLDRRVEITGPVDRKMIINALNSGAKTFMADFEDSTSPTWQNLMDGQVNLIDAVNKTISYTDLAKHKSYQLNEKLATLIVRPRGLHLPEKHLLIEGKEVSGSLVDFGLYVFHNHKRLLENNSGPYFYIPKLEHYLEARWWNTVIDFTEDYLKLERGTIKVTVLIETITASFQLDEIIYELKEHIVGLNCGRWDYIFSYIKKFRKNPKFIVPDRDQVNMTSPFMNAYSNLVIQRCHKRGIHAIGGMAAQIPIKNNEEANATAFAKVRTDKEREVRNGHDGTWVAHPDLVSLAKEVFDKGMPTPNQIHVKREHRKITEEDLIEPPIGIITENGVRKNINVGVLYLASWLNGQGAAALHNLMEDAATAEISRSQLWQWLQNKVVLDNGRKLDLAYYHELALDEFRKIKEELGEENHEKRQFPLAEKVLERLVVNPDFVDFLTIPCYKYL; via the coding sequence ATGAAAAACCAATTTGAGACTACCGAAACGGCAATGGAATTTTTAGCCGAAAAGAAGCTTCGTTATCCAAAGATCTGGACAGAAGAAGCAATTGTTTTTATAACCGAATTGCATAGAAAATTCGAATCACAGCGAAAACTATTGCTTTTGCAGCGCGATCAAAAACAAGTCACTTTTGATCAGGGAATAATGCCGGTTTTTATTCCGGAAACCAAAAATGTGAGAGAAGGTAATTGGACAGCTGGTGAAATTCCAAAAGATTTATTAGATCGAAGAGTAGAGATTACAGGTCCGGTTGATCGTAAAATGATTATCAATGCTTTGAATTCGGGTGCCAAAACTTTTATGGCTGATTTTGAAGACAGTACTTCTCCAACCTGGCAAAATTTAATGGATGGACAAGTAAATTTGATTGATGCGGTAAACAAAACAATATCTTATACAGATTTGGCTAAACATAAATCGTATCAATTAAATGAAAAGCTTGCAACATTAATTGTGAGACCGCGAGGCTTGCATTTGCCGGAAAAGCATCTTTTAATTGAAGGAAAGGAAGTTTCAGGTTCGTTAGTAGATTTTGGTTTGTACGTTTTTCATAACCACAAGAGGCTTTTAGAAAACAATTCGGGACCATATTTCTATATTCCAAAATTAGAGCATTATCTGGAAGCACGTTGGTGGAACACTGTAATTGATTTTACAGAGGATTATTTGAAATTAGAACGCGGAACTATAAAAGTGACGGTTTTAATTGAAACCATAACAGCGAGTTTTCAGTTAGATGAAATTATTTATGAATTGAAAGAGCATATTGTAGGATTGAATTGTGGGCGCTGGGATTATATTTTCTCTTACATCAAGAAATTCCGCAAGAATCCAAAGTTTATCGTACCGGATCGCGATCAGGTAAATATGACTTCGCCTTTTATGAATGCGTATTCGAATTTGGTGATTCAAAGATGTCATAAACGCGGAATTCATGCAATTGGCGGAATGGCAGCTCAAATTCCGATTAAAAATAATGAAGAAGCAAATGCAACAGCTTTTGCAAAAGTAAGAACTGATAAAGAACGAGAAGTTCGAAACGGTCACGACGGAACCTGGGTAGCGCATCCGGATTTGGTTTCTTTAGCAAAAGAAGTTTTTGATAAAGGAATGCCAACTCCAAATCAGATTCATGTTAAGAGAGAACATCGCAAAATAACAGAAGAAGATTTGATTGAGCCGCCAATTGGAATTATTACAGAAAATGGTGTTCGCAAAAACATTAACGTTGGAGTTTTATATCTGGCTTCATGGTTAAACGGACAAGGCGCGGCTGCATTACATAACTTAATGGAAGATGCTGCAACTGCCGAAATTTCGAGATCACAATTGTGGCAATGGCTTCAGAATAAAGTGGTTTTGGATAATGGACGAAAATTAGATTTGGCTTATTATCACGAATTAGCTTTAGATGAATTCAGGAAAATTAAAGAAGAATTAGGCGAGGAAAATCACGAAAAACGCCAATTTCCGCTGGCTGAAAAAGTACTGGAAAGATTGGTTGTAAATCCTGATTTCGTTGATTTCTTGACGATTCCATGCTACAAATATTTATAA
- the aceA gene encoding isocitrate lyase, translated as MKTTEDRIQELINDWITNPRWKGVERPYTATEVVTLQGSYQIEHSIAKMGAQKLWRKLKSQDYVAGLGALTGNQAIQEVDAGLEAIYLSGWQVAADANLAGEMYPDQSLYPVNSVPMVVKKINNALLRADQIQTVNGVEDKKDYLVPIVADAEAGFGGNLNAFELMKSMIEAGASGVHFEDQLSSAKKCGHLGGKVLVPTQEAINKLIAARLASDVMGVSTLIVARTDADAANLLTSDADPRDHKFITGEKTNEGFFYVNSGIDQGIARGLSYAPYADLIWMETSNPDLKYAKKFADAMKKEFPDKMLAYNCSPSFNWAAKLSVAEMETFREDLAAMGYKFQFITLAGFHALNTSMFELSKAYKERGMAGYSELQEREFALQKSGFRAVKHQAFVGTSYFDAVQNTVTIGKSTTTAMKHSTEVEQF; from the coding sequence ATGAAAACAACAGAAGACAGAATTCAGGAATTGATTAACGATTGGATCACGAACCCGAGATGGAAAGGTGTTGAACGTCCTTATACTGCTACAGAAGTAGTTACACTTCAGGGCTCTTATCAAATTGAGCATTCTATTGCAAAAATGGGAGCGCAAAAATTATGGAGAAAGTTAAAAAGTCAGGATTATGTTGCTGGTTTGGGTGCTTTAACGGGAAATCAGGCGATTCAGGAAGTCGATGCTGGTTTAGAGGCGATTTATTTGAGCGGCTGGCAAGTTGCTGCTGATGCAAATTTGGCGGGAGAAATGTACCCTGACCAATCGCTTTATCCTGTAAACAGTGTGCCAATGGTGGTTAAAAAAATAAATAATGCTTTGTTGCGCGCCGATCAGATTCAGACTGTAAACGGAGTTGAAGATAAAAAAGATTATTTGGTTCCGATTGTGGCTGATGCCGAAGCTGGTTTTGGTGGAAATCTAAATGCTTTTGAATTGATGAAATCAATGATTGAGGCCGGAGCTTCAGGAGTTCATTTTGAAGATCAATTGAGTTCAGCTAAAAAATGCGGGCATTTGGGCGGAAAAGTTTTGGTACCAACTCAGGAAGCAATTAATAAATTGATTGCGGCTCGTTTAGCATCTGATGTTATGGGAGTTTCTACTCTAATCGTTGCAAGAACAGATGCTGATGCAGCTAATTTGCTGACAAGTGATGCTGATCCAAGAGATCATAAGTTCATTACAGGCGAAAAAACCAACGAAGGATTCTTTTATGTAAACAGCGGAATCGATCAGGGAATTGCGAGAGGTTTGAGTTACGCACCTTATGCTGATTTAATTTGGATGGAAACCAGTAATCCGGATTTGAAATATGCTAAAAAGTTTGCTGATGCAATGAAAAAAGAATTCCCGGATAAAATGTTGGCTTACAATTGTTCGCCTTCATTTAATTGGGCGGCAAAATTATCAGTTGCAGAAATGGAAACATTTAGAGAAGATCTGGCTGCAATGGGATATAAATTCCAATTTATTACTTTGGCAGGATTTCATGCTTTGAATACAAGTATGTTCGAATTGTCTAAAGCTTATAAAGAACGCGGAATGGCAGGCTATTCTGAATTGCAGGAAAGAGAATTTGCTTTGCAGAAAAGCGGATTCAGAGCGGTAAAACATCAGGCTTTTGTAGGAACTTCTTATTTTGATGCGGTACAAAATACAGTTACTATAGGAAAATCAACTACAACCGCAATGAAACATTCTACTGAGGTTGAGCAATTTTAA
- a CDS encoding Crp/Fnr family transcriptional regulator, which produces MELILENIAKHVSLTPEEQALFLSKTETHTYKAKTILLSAGEVCKHSYFVNSGILRSFNINDNIVEHVLSFACEGWWMSDMYSYFSQKPGQLFIEVLEDAEVVSLSRENQDQLFLEIPKLERFFRILIENSLVANQQRLMDNLSLPAEERFEKFTKKYGTLVYKVPQKQIASFIGVTPEFFSKMKARLLKK; this is translated from the coding sequence ATGGAGCTAATTCTTGAAAATATTGCCAAGCATGTTTCTCTAACTCCAGAAGAGCAGGCACTTTTTTTATCTAAAACAGAAACTCATACTTACAAAGCCAAAACCATTTTGTTAAGTGCGGGCGAAGTCTGTAAACATTCTTATTTTGTCAATTCAGGAATTTTAAGAAGCTTCAATATCAACGATAATATTGTCGAACATGTTTTATCTTTTGCTTGCGAAGGCTGGTGGATGAGCGATATGTACAGTTATTTTTCGCAAAAACCCGGACAGCTTTTTATTGAAGTCCTGGAAGACGCAGAAGTAGTTTCTTTATCCAGAGAAAACCAAGATCAATTGTTTCTTGAGATTCCAAAATTAGAACGCTTTTTTAGAATTTTAATTGAGAATTCATTGGTTGCCAATCAACAGCGATTAATGGATAATTTGAGTTTACCTGCCGAAGAACGTTTTGAAAAATTCACTAAGAAATACGGAACATTAGTTTACAAAGTTCCTCAAAAACAAATTGCTTCTTTCATTGGAGTAACACCAGAATTCTTCAGTAAAATGAAAGCGAGACTTTTGAAGAAATAA
- a CDS encoding DUF6370 family protein, with product MKKLIFALFLFIGIAAQAQSKKVIDKPTIVEASCGECQFGMKGKSCDLAVRIDGKTYFVDGTTIHDHGDAHAEDGFCNAIRKASVTGTIEKNRFKATSFTLVNEK from the coding sequence ATGAAAAAACTTATATTCGCGCTCTTCCTGTTTATCGGAATTGCAGCTCAGGCTCAATCTAAAAAAGTAATCGACAAACCAACAATTGTAGAAGCTTCTTGCGGAGAATGTCAATTTGGAATGAAGGGCAAAAGCTGTGATTTAGCCGTTCGCATTGACGGGAAAACCTATTTTGTTGACGGAACAACGATTCACGATCACGGAGATGCGCATGCCGAAGATGGATTTTGCAACGCGATCAGAAAAGCTTCTGTAACAGGAACAATCGAAAAAAATCGTTTTAAAGCAACATCATTCACTTTGGTAAACGAAAAATAA
- the purT gene encoding formate-dependent phosphoribosylglycinamide formyltransferase codes for MKILLLGSGELGKEFVIAAQRIGQTIIAVDSYENAPAMQVAHGFEVINMLDGEALDRIVAKHKPDFIVPEIEAIRTERFYDYEKQGITVVPSAKAANFTMNRKAIRDLASKELGLKTAKYQYATSAEELQKAVQEVGIPCVVKPLMSSSGKGQSTIKTESDIEKAWQYAVAGSRGDVIEVIVEAFVDFNSEITLLTITQNNNPTLFCAPIGHRQERGDYQESWQPAQVSEADLYEAQDMAEKITEALGGAGLFGVEFFLTNDGVYFSELSPRPHDTGMVTLAGTQNFNEFELHLRAILSLPIFEITLEKAGASAVILASEDSTNPTFTGIEKVASLAKTDFRIFGKPTSRRYRRMGVVLSHDSLATPIEKVTERAKETAKLITVNS; via the coding sequence ATGAAAATACTACTTCTGGGTTCAGGCGAATTAGGCAAAGAATTTGTCATTGCCGCGCAACGAATCGGACAAACCATAATTGCAGTTGACAGCTACGAAAATGCTCCGGCAATGCAAGTTGCTCATGGCTTTGAAGTGATCAACATGCTTGACGGCGAAGCCCTTGACCGAATCGTAGCCAAACACAAACCAGATTTTATAGTTCCTGAAATAGAAGCCATTCGCACCGAACGTTTTTACGATTATGAAAAACAAGGAATCACCGTTGTTCCTTCGGCGAAAGCGGCAAATTTTACTATGAACCGTAAAGCGATTCGTGATTTAGCTTCAAAAGAATTAGGCTTAAAAACGGCCAAATATCAATACGCAACTTCAGCCGAAGAACTGCAAAAAGCCGTTCAGGAAGTTGGAATTCCGTGTGTGGTAAAACCATTAATGTCTTCTTCCGGAAAAGGACAATCGACTATAAAAACTGAAAGTGACATCGAAAAAGCGTGGCAATATGCCGTTGCAGGTTCGCGTGGCGATGTGATCGAAGTTATTGTAGAAGCTTTTGTAGATTTTAATTCCGAAATTACGCTTTTAACGATTACTCAAAATAATAATCCAACTTTGTTTTGTGCACCAATTGGCCACAGACAAGAACGTGGCGATTATCAGGAAAGCTGGCAGCCAGCGCAAGTTTCTGAAGCTGATTTGTACGAAGCGCAGGATATGGCTGAAAAAATTACCGAAGCGCTTGGCGGAGCCGGACTTTTTGGTGTTGAATTTTTCCTGACTAATGACGGCGTTTATTTCTCAGAACTTTCTCCTCGCCCACACGATACCGGAATGGTAACTTTGGCAGGAACTCAGAATTTTAATGAATTTGAATTGCATTTAAGAGCCATTTTAAGTCTTCCAATTTTCGAAATTACTTTAGAAAAAGCCGGAGCAAGTGCTGTAATTTTAGCATCAGAAGATTCTACAAATCCAACTTTTACCGGAATCGAAAAAGTAGCTTCTTTAGCAAAAACTGATTTCAGAATTTTCGGCAAACCAACTTCAAGACGGTATCGCCGAATGGGAGTTGTTTTAAGCCACGATTCATTAGCAACTCCAATCGAAAAAGTAACCGAACGCGCCAAAGAAACGGCGAAATTAATAACTGTAAATTCTTAA
- a CDS encoding U32 family peptidase — protein sequence MKKKIEILAPAKDLIGGMAAINSGADAVYIGAPQFGARSNANNSIEDVAALVQYAHLFNAQVFVVMNTILYDNELETCRSMIWELYDIGVDALIIQDMAIMEMDLPPIVLHASTQANNRDADKIKFLKDAGIKRVVLARELNLHQIKTIYDEADVELEFFVTGALCVSFSGNCYMSVANGERSANRGSCAQNCRLPYNLIDGNGETLIRNSHLLSIKDLDISDQIPNLIEAGIVSFKIEGRLKDVVYVKNNVSYLRQKLDSYLEGEGSEKYMKASSGTCTYTFDSSLNRTFNRGYTDYFVNERHSSIGSWESPKSKGQYIGKLIRTVGNAYEIENGELLNNGDGLCFINENNEADGIYVNKAENGKIYPNVLKEVKDGTFIYRNNDAAFIKIVEREDSAVRKLSTTLLLTETETGFELIATDEDGNVSIVNLEHAKEQTKTGESIDENIKTQLAKTGFTPYTADEINIMFSQNWFLPISKINEMRRTVYDQLTEIRLANYKREEHQLVKTSHPYPETKLDFMYNVSNKTARKFYERHGVTEIEKAFELQWDPGKSRVMTTKYCIKYELKKCPIHQKDIAGVKVKEPLVLKQGELEYKLKFNCKPCEMEIWEKDAEFEIEEDHFH from the coding sequence ATGAAGAAGAAAATTGAAATATTAGCTCCTGCTAAAGATTTAATTGGGGGAATGGCAGCTATCAATAGTGGCGCCGATGCAGTTTATATTGGTGCACCACAATTTGGTGCGCGCTCAAATGCCAACAATTCTATCGAAGATGTTGCTGCTTTGGTACAATATGCGCATTTATTTAATGCACAGGTTTTTGTAGTTATGAACACCATTTTGTACGACAATGAATTAGAAACTTGTCGTTCAATGATTTGGGAATTATACGATATTGGTGTCGATGCCCTGATTATTCAGGACATGGCGATTATGGAAATGGACTTACCTCCTATCGTACTGCACGCAAGCACGCAAGCCAATAATCGTGATGCCGATAAAATTAAGTTCCTTAAAGATGCCGGAATCAAACGTGTCGTTTTAGCACGTGAATTGAACCTGCATCAAATTAAAACGATTTACGACGAAGCTGATGTTGAATTAGAATTTTTCGTAACCGGAGCTTTATGTGTTTCTTTTAGCGGAAACTGTTATATGAGTGTGGCAAACGGAGAACGCAGCGCCAACCGTGGTTCTTGTGCCCAAAACTGCCGTTTACCGTATAACTTAATCGACGGAAACGGAGAAACTTTAATCAGAAACAGTCACTTACTTTCGATAAAAGATTTAGATATTTCAGATCAGATTCCAAATTTGATTGAAGCTGGAATCGTTTCCTTTAAAATTGAAGGACGATTGAAAGATGTGGTTTACGTAAAAAACAACGTATCATATTTACGTCAAAAATTAGACAGTTATTTAGAAGGCGAAGGAAGCGAAAAATACATGAAAGCTTCTTCCGGAACTTGTACTTATACTTTTGATTCCTCGTTAAACAGAACCTTCAATCGTGGTTATACGGATTATTTCGTAAACGAAAGACACAGCTCCATTGGTTCTTGGGAAAGCCCAAAATCAAAAGGACAATATATTGGTAAATTAATCAGAACCGTTGGAAACGCTTACGAAATCGAAAACGGCGAATTATTAAACAATGGTGACGGACTTTGTTTCATCAACGAAAATAACGAAGCTGACGGAATCTACGTAAACAAAGCCGAAAATGGTAAAATTTATCCAAACGTTTTAAAAGAAGTAAAAGACGGAACTTTCATCTATAGAAATAACGACGCTGCTTTTATCAAAATTGTTGAAAGAGAAGATAGTGCTGTTCGTAAATTAAGCACCACTTTATTACTTACTGAAACTGAAACTGGTTTCGAATTAATCGCAACTGATGAAGACGGAAATGTAAGCATCGTTAATTTAGAACACGCAAAAGAACAGACCAAAACCGGCGAATCAATCGACGAAAACATTAAAACACAATTGGCAAAAACAGGTTTCACACCTTACACTGCTGATGAAATCAACATTATGTTTTCTCAAAACTGGTTCCTTCCTATTTCAAAAATCAACGAAATGCGAAGAACCGTTTACGATCAGCTAACCGAAATTCGTTTAGCAAATTACAAACGTGAAGAACACCAATTGGTAAAAACGTCACATCCGTATCCTGAAACCAAATTAGATTTCATGTACAACGTTTCAAACAAAACGGCTCGTAAATTCTACGAACGTCATGGTGTAACCGAAATAGAAAAAGCATTCGAATTACAATGGGATCCAGGAAAATCTCGTGTAATGACAACCAAATATTGCATCAAATACGAATTAAAAAAATGTCCGATACACCAAAAAGACATAGCAGGTGTCAAGGTAAAAGAACCTTTAGTTTTAAAACAAGGTGAACTTGAATACAAACTAAAATTCAACTGCAAACCCTGCGAAATGGAAATCTGGGAAAAAGATGCAGAATTCGAAATCGAAGAAGATCATTTTCATTAA
- a CDS encoding pyridoxal phosphate-dependent aminotransferase produces MNHILSDRINNLATSQTLAMAALARELKAQGKDIISLSLGEPDFNTPDFIKEAVKKAVDENYSTYSPVEGYLELREAICRKFKRDNNLEYKPTQIVVSTGAKQSLYNIAQVMLNDGDEVILPAPYWVSYFEIVKLSGGVPVEVPTSVDTDFKITPEQLEAAITPKTKMMWFSSPCNPSGSVYSREELTALAKVLEKHPNIYVVADEIYEHINFSGTFCSIGSIPGMLEKTITVNGVAKAFAMTGYRIGYIGAPEFIAKACTKIQGQVTSGANSVAQRATITAVDADPSVLNHMVEAFHGRRDLVVGLLKEIPGVKINVPEGAFYVFPDVSSFFGKTLRGTEIKDANDVSMYLLAEANVATVTGDAFGNPNCIRFSYATSNDILKEALRRIKEALTT; encoded by the coding sequence ATGAATCATATTCTTTCAGACAGAATCAACAACTTAGCGACATCACAAACATTAGCAATGGCTGCTTTAGCACGCGAGTTAAAAGCACAAGGAAAAGACATAATCAGTTTAAGTTTAGGCGAGCCTGACTTTAATACTCCTGACTTTATTAAAGAAGCGGTTAAAAAAGCTGTCGACGAAAACTACAGTACATATTCTCCAGTAGAAGGTTATTTAGAATTGAGAGAAGCGATTTGCAGAAAATTTAAAAGAGACAATAATTTAGAGTACAAACCAACTCAAATCGTCGTTTCTACAGGAGCAAAACAATCTTTATACAACATTGCGCAAGTAATGTTAAATGATGGTGACGAGGTTATTTTACCTGCACCTTACTGGGTTTCTTATTTCGAAATTGTAAAACTTTCAGGTGGAGTTCCTGTTGAAGTTCCAACGTCTGTAGATACTGATTTCAAAATTACTCCAGAACAATTAGAAGCAGCTATCACACCAAAAACAAAAATGATGTGGTTCTCTTCTCCTTGTAATCCATCCGGATCTGTTTATAGCAGAGAAGAGTTAACAGCCCTTGCAAAAGTTTTAGAAAAACACCCAAACATATACGTAGTTGCTGACGAAATTTATGAGCACATCAATTTCTCAGGAACATTCTGCAGTATCGGTTCAATCCCGGGAATGCTAGAAAAAACAATCACTGTAAACGGAGTTGCAAAAGCATTTGCCATGACAGGATACAGAATTGGTTATATTGGAGCACCTGAATTTATCGCAAAAGCGTGTACAAAAATCCAGGGACAAGTAACTTCTGGAGCAAACTCTGTGGCGCAACGTGCTACAATTACTGCTGTAGACGCTGATCCAAGCGTATTAAATCACATGGTTGAGGCTTTTCACGGTCGTAGAGATTTAGTTGTTGGATTATTAAAAGAAATTCCAGGAGTAAAAATCAACGTTCCTGAAGGAGCATTTTATGTATTCCCAGACGTTTCTTCATTCTTCGGAAAAACATTAAGAGGAACTGAAATCAAAGATGCAAACGATGTTTCAATGTACCTTTTAGCAGAAGCTAACGTAGCAACTGTAACAGGCGATGCTTTCGGAAATCCAAATTGTATCCGTTTTTCTTACGCAACAAGCAACGATATTTTAAAAGAAGCATTACGCAGAATCAAAGAAGCTTTGACTACATAA
- a CDS encoding acyl-CoA desaturase encodes MNNTAPTFAKQDNLKFFRTLNSRVNNYFKENNIQKTGNWKLHLKAVILFAVFLTPYFLILTLNMPFWAQLLLNILMGVGMAGIGMNVMHDGNHGSYSSKSWINKIMGGSIYVLAGNVHNWQVQHNVLHHTYTNIHGHDEDLDAGRIIRFTQNAEWHRFHKFQHYYSFFLYGLLTFNWALTTDFKQMKGYLKRKLSYGTPQSPAKLWTVLVITKIIYVLIWMVLPMILGVTWWKVVIGFFVMHYTAGLILSIVFQLAHVVEETSNPVPNEDGEMENTWAIHQLYTTANFAPKNKVVNWFTGGLNHQIEHHIFPNISHIHYGKIAEIVKQTAIECNLPYHEFKTMRGAVIAHYKHLKDLGMKPELA; translated from the coding sequence ATGAATAACACTGCGCCTACATTTGCTAAGCAAGACAATCTGAAGTTCTTCAGAACACTTAACTCACGAGTAAACAATTACTTCAAGGAGAACAACATTCAGAAAACAGGGAACTGGAAGCTGCACTTAAAAGCTGTTATTCTTTTTGCCGTTTTTCTAACGCCGTACTTTTTGATCTTAACTCTTAACATGCCGTTTTGGGCACAATTGTTATTAAATATTCTTATGGGAGTTGGAATGGCCGGAATTGGAATGAATGTGATGCACGACGGAAATCACGGGTCATATTCTTCAAAATCATGGATCAACAAAATTATGGGCGGAAGCATTTATGTTTTAGCCGGAAACGTACACAACTGGCAAGTGCAACACAATGTACTTCACCATACATACACTAATATTCACGGTCATGATGAAGATCTTGATGCCGGAAGAATTATTCGATTTACACAAAATGCTGAATGGCACCGTTTTCATAAATTTCAACATTATTATTCTTTCTTTTTATACGGACTATTGACTTTCAATTGGGCTTTAACAACCGATTTTAAGCAAATGAAAGGTTATTTAAAAAGAAAATTATCATACGGAACACCTCAAAGCCCTGCCAAATTATGGACTGTTTTAGTGATCACAAAAATAATCTACGTTTTAATCTGGATGGTTTTACCAATGATTTTAGGTGTAACATGGTGGAAAGTTGTTATTGGATTTTTCGTAATGCACTACACAGCGGGATTAATTTTGAGTATCGTTTTTCAATTGGCACATGTTGTTGAAGAGACTTCAAATCCGGTTCCGAATGAAGATGGAGAAATGGAAAATACATGGGCAATTCATCAATTGTACACAACAGCTAATTTTGCTCCAAAAAATAAAGTAGTTAACTGGTTTACAGGAGGATTAAATCACCAAATTGAACATCATATTTTTCCAAATATCAGTCACATCCACTATGGAAAAATTGCCGAAATTGTAAAACAAACCGCGATCGAATGCAACTTGCCTTATCATGAATTCAAAACCATGAGAGGAGCCGTTATCGCACATTACAAGCATTTGAAAGACCTTGGAATGAAACCCGAATTAGCATAA